The nucleotide window GCGTCATAAGCGTCCCCCTCCACGCCCAGCACGCGGGCCAGTCGCCGCAGCACCGTACTCAGCAGCGGGCCGCCAGCGCCGGAGCGAGTCAGGGAGCCGACCTCTTCATGGTCGTTGGCCACCATGATGACCAGCTCGCGCACCGGCTCCCGGGCGACGGCGATCGCCTCCAAGGCCACCAGGGAGGCGTGCACAGAGGAGAGGTTGTCTAGCCGCGAGGAGGCCAGCATCTCCTGGTGACGGCCAAAACGTGCGGGCGGCTCGGTGGGGTAGGTAACGACGTCGTGGAAAGCCAGGTCCTCAAACGCCACCCCAGCCAGCTCACACAGGTAGCGTTCAGGGTCCTCCGGCTGGGGCTGCGCACCCTCCTCCACGAGAGTCCACAGGGGCAGGAGGTTGGCTTGCTTGTCCAGGTGGAGGGAGTCATTGACGGAGCGGTCCAGATGTGGGGCCACCTGTGCCACGCGCGCCACCGGCCCAGTACGCACCAGGTGGATGGCGCCGTCCATGGTGACCAGCCGACCGGCTAGGCCCAGCTCCCGGTCCAGGAAAGAGTTGAGCAGCGGCCCACCGTAGACCTCCATATTGAGTAGCTGCACCCCGTCGCGCAGCAGAGCGGCGGCGGGCTTGAGTTTAAGGGCCGGGGAGTCCGTGTGGCTGCCGATAATGCGGAAGCTCACGTCAGGCGCACAGTCACCTCCTGTCGGCAGCATCCAGGCCACGACGGCGCCGTCGCGCAGCACGTAACCGCACCGTGGCAGCTCCGGCCCCCACCTGTGCTGCTCCTGCACCGTCTGGAAGCCTTGTTCGCCCAGCCGCCGGGCCAGCTCGGCGGCCGCATGGTAGCTGGAGGGGCTAGCAGTCACGAAGCTGCTGAGCGACTCACAGTACTGGCCCACATCCGTGAGTACCTTGGTGGTGTTCGATTCTGGCGTCATAGCCCCATTTTGGCACCGCGGGGCCACACAACTGACAGGATGTGCCTGTGAGTAGCCTGATGCCATCGCCCTCCTCTGAAACACCCACGGACCCAACCTCACCGGCCCCCGCTCCCCTGCCGCCCGCCAGCAGCTCCCCCATCCGGGCGGTCTTACTGGATGCCGACGGCGTGCTCCAGCTGATCGGCACACCCTGGTCCGTGGCCCTGGAGCAAGGTGGCGGCCCAGGCTTTGCCAAGGAGCTGCTGGCGGGGGAGGAGGCGGCACTGAGCGGACGGGAGTCGCTGAGCAGTCTGCTCACCCGCCTGCGCCGTCGTCTGCGTGTGTCTAAAAGCACTGAGGAACTGCTGGCTATGTGGTGGCGGGCTGCCCCAGACCCGGCTGCCTGGGCGGTGGTGCGCGAGCTCCGGGAGGCCGGTTACCTGACGGTGCTGGCCACCAACCAGCAGTGGGAGCGGCGCGCCTGGATGAGTGAGCGCCTAGGCTATGACGGCCTGTGCGATGTGGACGCCTACTCCTGCGACCTGCGCGTAGCTAAACCTGCCCCGGAGTACTTCCGCCGCGTGTTGTACCGCATCGGCATACCGGTGGCGGAGGCCGCCAGCGCCCTGTTCGTGGACGACAACGCGAAGAATATCGCAGCCGCGCGGGACCTAGGCATCAGCACGATTCACCACCCGGTCGACGCCGGGGGCGCGGTACTGCGCGCAGAGCTAGTTGAGGCGCTCAGCTAAGTCAAAGGCGCAGCAGACTCAGTCAGCACCCACGGATTTCCGCGGTGCTCCCCACCAAACTACCCTCTCCCCTAGGGAGGGCACCTCGCATATGCTCCTACCACAGGAGGAGATTCTCGCAACTTGAATCATCCTGGCTGGCCTGGCCCCCCACCCTGCCGACCGGGAAACTCCATCTCAGGAAGCGGGCGAATGCCCCGCACAGAAGGAATCCCATGACCACTCAGGAGCAGGCGGCGACGGCGTCGCCCATGCCGCTGCTGGCTGCGGCCAAAGCCACCAAGGATGCCGTGAAAACCTCGCCGTCCGAACCAGTCCGGGGCCGCCGCGCCCCACGGGCGTTCCTGAGCCTCATCACGGCGATCCACCGTCTGCTGCCCACTGCACTGCGCCGCCGCATCCCGGTGACCTTCATCGGATATGCGATTATCAACGGCTCCGGTTTCGTGCTGGACATCATCTGCCTGGGCATCTTCAGCAACCGCCTGCACTGGTGGTTCCCGCTAGCGGTCACGGTAGGCTACGCCATCGCTGGCCTGTACTCCCTGGTGCTGAACCGCTGGCTGAACTTCCAGTCACACGACAATTTTGCTAAGCAAGGTGGCCGTTACGTCGTGGGGCTGGCCTCCCAGTACATCATTTTCATTCTGGGCCTGTCCTCCTTGCTGCACTGGCTGGGTATGAACGCCCAGGTGGCACGCGTGATCTCCGCTTGCTGCGAGGGCGTATACCTGTACGTGTTGATGCGCCTGTGGGTGTTCCGCGGCACGCCCGAGCCTGCCAAGCAGGCCGCAGACGCGCACTGAGACCCCACTGAGGCCCGACTGGGACCCCGCGAGCGCGCAGCCTCCCTTGCGCCTCTTAACCGCTGGGCGTGTGCGGCACCCCTCACCAGTAGGCGCGGGTGGTCTCCGTGGGACCATCTAGCTCCGTGTAACCGGCGTCAGTGATGGACACCTGACGCCGTGTGGCGGCCCACTCCTCCCGGTTGGGGAAGACCACTCGCACCCGGAAGCCGTCCTGTGCCCAGGTGGCGCGGACGGCGTCGGGCATTTTGTGGCTCTCCCAGGCGCGTTGGGCGGCGTGGGCACACTGGGCGGCCAGCTTCCCGCTGCTCATTTGGTGCAGTGGGGTGACCTCAATGGTGACGATGGCGCCGTCACTGATGGACTCAGACCCGAACGCGATCTGCTGGGCGGCCTGCGGGTCCTTCGCTGCGGCGGCGGCGATGGTGGCGGGCGGCGGTGGCAATTCGTCCCCCAGGGGGAGCTGGGTGCCCTCCACCTGGGTTTTGGCTAGGGCTGGGGGTAGGGGACGCACTGGGCCGGGCACAAATGCACGCACCTCAGCTGGCGCCCAACCTGCGGGCCCAGCTTGGCTGAGGTAGACGCCTGGCAGCGCTTGGACCTCCCGCCAGCGGGCTCCACGGGCGCGGCGCACCAGTTTGCGGATACGTCTTTCCTGCCAGTAGGCGACGGCGTCGGCCCACTCCCCACCGGCGGCTGCCTGTGGTGAGGCCAACAGCGTGACGACGGCGCTGGCGGTGGCCTCGGCGACGTCGACCTGCCGGGAGGGGTGGACCTTGTCGTAGTGGACGGCGATCTGCATGCCCCAGGGCACCTCGGGATCATTCACAGTCTGACTGTATGCCTTGGAGTGGGGCGCGTTCTGGACGAGTTGCGGGCTCCTCCTGGTGGAGATGCCGAGGATGTGGAGCCGTAGCTAGTTTGGGCACATGACCTCGGCCATCACACCGCCCCCACGCCCACCGCGTCCGGTAAGTGGCGATCGTATGACGCGCCGGGAGGCTCGGGCACGAGAACGGGTGGCTAACCCGGGGCAGCCGACCCTGTTCTCGGGCGCCACGGTGCACGGCTGGCGGGGTATCAGGGAGCTGCGGCACCCGGTGGAGATGCCGCTGTTGTGGACGGGCTTGGCCCTGTGCGTGCTGGCATACCTGTCCTGGCTGGCGCTGGTGGTGTGGCTGGTGACGGTGCCGGAGCCGAGCGGCACAGCCCGGGAGCTGCGGGGCTTGTTTGTGGGCGAGAGCGCTACCTCCCAGGCGCAGGTGCTGCTGGCTTTGCCGGGGCTGCCGCTGCTGGTGTGGGTGGCGCGTGCGCTCATGTACGCCCAGCTGCGTTCGCGGGGTGTGCAGATGAGTCCCACCCAGTTCCCGGAAGGGTACCGGATGGTGGTGGAGGCGGCTGCGGCATTTGGGCTACGGCGGGTGCCTGACGCCTACGTGGTGCTGGGCAATGGGCAGGTGAACGCCTTCGCGTCCGGGCATGGTTTCCGGCGCTTCGTGTGCGTGTACTCGGACCTGTTTGAGGTTGGCGGTTCAGCCCGCGATCCGGAGGCTTTGCGCTTTGTGATCTCGCATGAGGTGGGGCACCTGGCGGCGGGGCATGTGTCCTTCTGGCGAGTGCTGATCCAGCAGCTGACGGGCTACGTGCCGGTGTTGGGCCTGGCCCTGTCCCGGGCCATGGAGTACACGGCGGACAACCACGGCTACGCGCTAGCCCCGCAGGGCACGGCGGGGGTGATGGGTCTGCTGGGCGCGGGGAAGTACCTGGGGGCGCATGTAAACCTGCACGCTATGGCGGACCGTGCGGCGCGGGAGAAGGGCTTTTGGGTGCATGCGGTGGCCTGGTCCTCCACGCACCCGCTCTTGACGTGGCGAGCACACGCGCTGCGGGACCGGAGCAAGCCGGGACGGGTCATGATCCGACCCAAGAACGTGTGGTTCGACGCTGCCGGGCCGGTGGGGTATGCCAGGTCGCAGGGCTGGCCTACGCCACAGCAGGTGCTGGATCACCTGGATCAGGTGAGACCGCGTGTGCTGGGGGCGGAGGAGCAGTTTGGCCGCTACCCGGGGGTGGAGTACGCGGTAGTGCGTGATGCGGTGCGCTTAGCTGAGCCGACGCCGACACCCAGGTTCGTCGGTCAGGTGGGTGGGATGTCCGGTGACCTGCCAGACGGGTCTGCTTTACCTGATCGCCCATGACCAACCACATCTAGGTCTGCTGTGGTTGGGGGCTCTCGCGGACCATGAAGGGCGGTGTCCTGCCCAAAATCCAGCGCCTCGCCTGTCAAAGCTGTGGTTGCGGGAGTCCTCCGTTAAGCTCAGGCTGCGGTGCAGGCCGACATCGTCAGCACGGGCCTGCCGAAGGATCACGTCATAGTCGGGTTTGGTGCCCAGCAGCAGCCGCCAGCTTTCAGGCGCGACGGCGTGCACGCATGGCGAAGGAAGTGACTCCTACGCCAGCCAGCCCCAGGGAGACCAGGGCGGACCCTAAAGACACACCGGTCATTGGGAGCGCACTGGTGTTAGAGACTGACCTGGCGTGTTCTGGGGCTGCCGCCACCGTGACGCCTGGCGTAGCAGGGGACGAGGCCCTGCCAGACTCTCCTGGGGTCGGCAAGGCAATCACCTGACGTTCTGCCTTGGTGGTAGCAGTCGCACGTTTAGGGGTCGACGCCGTCGTAGGCACAGCACTGGCGCTAGGGGTGACGCTCGCCCGCATGGTGGGCTCCGTGCTGGGTGCCGAACTGGGCTTGGGTGCGGTGGTAGTCGGAGTCTCCGCAGGGGTCGGAGCGACGCTCTGCTTGACTGTGGATTCGGGTGCGGGTGTGGGCTTGCCGTCCTGACTCGGGGCCGGAGCAGGGGTGGTGGGTTTCTCTGGCACAGGTGTGGTGGCTGCGTCTGTGGGAGTCAGGCCTGCACCTGCCGGGTCTGCGTAGGCAGCAAAGTTCTGGGTGGCATACCAGGTGCCGGTGCTGGCGTTGTAGGTCACGCCGATCCCGATCGAGTTGACGTTGGGGGCTGTCATGTTCTCGTAGTGCCCTGTGGACGTGAGCCACTGGTTGAAGATCTTTGCGCCAACATCCTCACCGGGCGCACCGGAGCGCATGGCGATGTTCTCCGAGATTCTGCTGTAGCCAGCTGGGAAACCGCCAGCACCGAGGTCGCGGTGCACAAACTGCCTGGTGGAAGACATGTGCTCGGACCATTCCTGGGCAACGGCGTCCAACTGGGTGTACCGGGTCACGGGAGTCAGCCCCAGGGAGGCACGAAGCTCATTGACCTTCACAAGAATCTCGCTTGTGTAGCCAGCGCTCTGGCCTGAGGCCACCGCCGAGCTTACTGCCACAGCCTCCTGAGCCACGGCGGGCACGCAGACCATAGTTGGCGCGGCTGCAGCCAGCGCCAAACCGGCGCAGAACGCCAGGGGAATGCGTGCAGTCGTCTTCATCAGGAATCCTCTCGGACCGTTAAGACGGGGAGTCTTTTGGGTATCGGTCCGGTATAGATCATACCGGACCCGTCACGCCACACCACCCCCATCAGCACTAGACACACCGCCCCGATCAGCTCGGAAGCCGGGATAGACGATAAGAGCCACACGGTCACCGGCTAGGCGCCCGCTTCACAGGTAGTGGGCACGCAACTCCTCAGGGCTCTTAGCACAGAGCTCAGCAAGCGTCACGTCAAAGACAGTGATGGCACCCTTGTCACCGCGGGCAGCCTTGCGGGCTACGGCGCGGCCCATGGCGGCGACGACGGAGCCGGTGAACTCCGGGTTGGAGTCCAGGGTCAACTCGAAGCTGATCGTTTCAGCCACTCCCTCAGAGGTGTGGCCACGGCGGATCACGGTGCCGCCGTGGGGGATACCGGAGTGCTTGGCAGCCATCTCTTCCGCGCTGATGAAATTGACGGTGGTGTCGTAGTCTGCGAAGTAGTTGGGCATCGCCTTAATCTCCGCCTCGATGCGGGCCAGGTCCGCCCCCTCAGCAGCCACCACGTAGCAGTCACGTGTGTGCATGGAGCGGGTGGTCAGCTCGACATCGTCGCCGTTCTTGACGGCTTCCACGGTGACGGGCACGGGCAAGGTGTACTGCTTGGCGTCCACAACGCCGTCGATGCGACGCAGGGCGTCGGAGTGACCTTGGGAGACGCCGGGACCCCAGAAGGTGGTGGCGGTGGAGTCCGGCAAGACGGCTTCCCCCAGGACGCGCAGCATGGAGAACAGGCCGGGGTCCCAGCCGGTGGAGATCAGGGAGAGGTGGTCGGCGGCCTTGGCTGCGGCATCCACGGCGGCGAAGTACTCGGGGATCTTGGCGTGGGTGTCAAAGGAGTCCACGGTGTTGAAGAAGGCGGCGGCCTGTGGGCCTTGCTCCACCAGGTCGGTGGCGGAGCCGCCACAGTTGAGGCAAACGTCAACCTTGTCTGCCCAGGCGGCCATGTCCTCCACCCGGGCAACGGGGGCACCCTTGGTGGTGACGGTGGCAGGGTCGCGGCGGGTGAAGACGACAACTAGCTCCATGTCCTCGTTCTTGCTGACCGCCTGCTCGGCACCGCGGCCGAGGTTGCCGTATCCGTTGATTGCGACCCTGATCATGAGACCTCCTGGGTTGAAGTTGTTCCGCTCCTATCTTGCTACTCAGGCGGTGCTTGATGCGCCCCTCATCTCGCCGTATGGACCACCAGTCGGCCCTCGGGCGTTCGCGTGGCGGGCAGCGAGTGAGGGGCGTCAGGTCGGCTCCTGGCCCAAACCGGTTCTTCCGAGCTGCGACACCTAACCACCCGCCCCACCAAATGAACAAGGAGATTTGATTAGGATGTCGATTCAATGGTTGTTTCGCGCCCCGTCCGCACAATCTGTTGGAGACGTGAATCGTGCACGAAAGCTCTATGCTTAAAAATCCGGTTGGCGATAAAGTGCCGGAGGTTCGCCATCGGACAGCACTGCGCGGTGCGCTAAAGTCGGCATGTCCGTCATGACGGCACAACTCCACACACAATCCACCGGAGAAGCATCTTGAAGAATCTTCGCAAGGCCTCATTAGGCGCTCTAGCCGTCGTCGCCCTTCTGGGAGTGACCGTGGCCCCCGCCGTCGCCGACAGCCGCCCCACACCGGAACCCACCGGCGTGCCGAGCGCAGCGGCCTCCCCTTCCGCGGGGCCCACCTCTAACCCGTCCGCTGTAAACAAGCCCACCGCCGAGCCGAGTGCCCCCGCCACGCCCGCCCCACTTGAGGGCTGGCAGACCGTAGATGGCCGCCGCTGCTACTTTGCCGCAGGTAAGCCCCGCAGCAATACCTGGTTCGAGGACGGTCGGCTGTACCGGCTCAACGCCGAGGGCTGCGTGGAAACCGGCTGGAATCAGGTCGGTGGCCGGTGGTACTACATGGAGGGCGACGGCGCTGTGCTGCAGGGCAAGTGGCTCGCGCAGGGCGGCAGCTGGTACTACCTCACCGGCTCGGGGGCTATGTCCACCGGCTGGGCCAAGATCGGCGGCACTTGGTACTACTTCAACGGTTCCGGAGCGATGCTGTCCAGCCAGTGGCTCGCGCAGGGCGGTAGCTGGTACTACCTGAGCGGCAGTGGCGCGATGCTCACGAACCAGTGGCTCGCGCAGCGCGGTAGCTGGTACTACTTCAACGGCTCTGGAGCGATGCTGTCCAGCCAGTGGCTCGCGCAGGGCGGTAGCTGGTACTACCTCACCGGCTCGGGGGCTATGTCCACCGGCTGGGCCAAGATCGGCGGCACTTGGTACTACTTCAACGGTTCCGGAGCGATGCTGTCCAGCCAGTGGCTCGCGCAGGGCGGTAGCTGGTACTACCTCACCGGCTCGGGGGCTATGTCCACCGGCTGGGCCAAGATCGGCGGCACTTGGTACTACTTCAACGGTGCTGGTGCCATGCTGGCTAACACCTGGGTTGACGGCTACTACCTACAGGCCTCCGGCGCGATGGCACCTAAGCTAAGTGGTGGATCGCAGGGCAGCAGCTCACAAGGAGGCGCGCAGCCCAACGGATACTCCTGTCCCGTCTCGGCCCCGATCAAGGGCAACCAGAATTCCCGGGGGGAGAAGATCTACCACCGCCCCCACCAGCAGGCATACAACCGGACTAAGCCTGAGCAGTGCTTCACGAGCGCAGCCGAGGCCGAGAGTGCAGGCTACCGCGCCGCCCGGCGCTGACCTTCATTGACCTTGTGAGATCAGCAGCCTAAGCCTCACGTTGCGGGCTGCTTGGTACGCGGGGGTGCAGAGCGGCAGGCTCTGCACCCCCGATTCTTGGCTTGCGGCCTGCGCTGTTCAGGCTGGTTTCTCGGTGAGGTCCTTGAGCGTTGCGTCTGCTGCTGCCCGCTGCACCGCCTTGGTGCCCTTGACTGCGGCAGCTTTGCTCTCATAGGCCTGGCCGGTAGCCACCACCTCCCCATTGCCTGCTTTCAGGCGGAAGCGGAACTTGCCGCTGCTGTCCTCGTAGACCTCGAACTTTCCCGCCATTGTCATCCCCTCTCGTGGCCGGAAGATTTAAAGCAAGTATGACATTAGGTGCTTTCCTTTGAATAGATTTGGAGAAGACGCTCGTGTCCCCGACGTAGGGGTTACCCACCACCTACCGCCCGCGGTGGCTTCCGCCGCGCCTCGCGCCGTCAGGCATCAGTAGACGACGACGCGGGTTCTCGACGGGATGTTGTCATAGATCCACTTGGCGTCCTGGATCCGCATGCGGACGCAGCCGTGGGACACGTGCCCGCCCAGAGTCCCGTCCTTGACGGTGTAGGTGCCCTGGTTGTAGATGATCGAGTGGAAGAGGTAGTCGCCGTGGAACTGGGTCCACCAGTAGGCGGTGTAGCCGGAGCCGAAGGACCGGCCACGTGAGCCGATGGAGAAGGTGCCGCGCACTGTGGGGGTAGAGCTGGCCCCAACGGAGCAGGGCCAGTCGTGGTGGGGCTGCCAGGCACCGTTACGCCAGTAGAAGGACATGCAATGCGGGGCGCTGGTGTCGACGACGATGAGGTAGTTGGTCGGGCTGTAGAGGGTCTTCGCGTACGCCCAGCCGGTGGCGAAGCTGGCCCGGTCGGTGACCCAGAACCCGTCCCAGGCGTCGAAGTAGTTCCTCTGTCCACC belongs to Actinomyces trachealis and includes:
- a CDS encoding M18 family aminopeptidase, translated to MTPESNTTKVLTDVGQYCESLSSFVTASPSSYHAAAELARRLGEQGFQTVQEQHRWGPELPRCGYVLRDGAVVAWMLPTGGDCAPDVSFRIIGSHTDSPALKLKPAAALLRDGVQLLNMEVYGGPLLNSFLDRELGLAGRLVTMDGAIHLVRTGPVARVAQVAPHLDRSVNDSLHLDKQANLLPLWTLVEEGAQPQPEDPERYLCELAGVAFEDLAFHDVVTYPTEPPARFGRHQEMLASSRLDNLSSVHASLVALEAIAVAREPVRELVIMVANDHEEVGSLTRSGAGGPLLSTVLRRLARVLGVEGDAYDAMLARSICVSADAGHAAHPNYGGLHDPVVRPRLNAGPLLKINAQQRYATDAVGAAVWKRACRAAGIPNQDFVSNSAVPCGTTIGPITAGQLGVTTVDVGQPLLSMHSQRELCGVQDGAWMAQAMRAFWLGA
- a CDS encoding HAD-IA family hydrolase, which encodes MPSPSSETPTDPTSPAPAPLPPASSSPIRAVLLDADGVLQLIGTPWSVALEQGGGPGFAKELLAGEEAALSGRESLSSLLTRLRRRLRVSKSTEELLAMWWRAAPDPAAWAVVRELREAGYLTVLATNQQWERRAWMSERLGYDGLCDVDAYSCDLRVAKPAPEYFRRVLYRIGIPVAEAASALFVDDNAKNIAAARDLGISTIHHPVDAGGAVLRAELVEALS
- a CDS encoding GtrA family protein codes for the protein MTTQEQAATASPMPLLAAAKATKDAVKTSPSEPVRGRRAPRAFLSLITAIHRLLPTALRRRIPVTFIGYAIINGSGFVLDIICLGIFSNRLHWWFPLAVTVGYAIAGLYSLVLNRWLNFQSHDNFAKQGGRYVVGLASQYIIFILGLSSLLHWLGMNAQVARVISACCEGVYLYVLMRLWVFRGTPEPAKQAADAH
- a CDS encoding peptidyl-tRNA hydrolase; its protein translation is MNDPEVPWGMQIAVHYDKVHPSRQVDVAEATASAVVTLLASPQAAAGGEWADAVAYWQERRIRKLVRRARGARWREVQALPGVYLSQAGPAGWAPAEVRAFVPGPVRPLPPALAKTQVEGTQLPLGDELPPPPATIAAAAAKDPQAAQQIAFGSESISDGAIVTIEVTPLHQMSSGKLAAQCAHAAQRAWESHKMPDAVRATWAQDGFRVRVVFPNREEWAATRRQVSITDAGYTELDGPTETTRAYW
- a CDS encoding M48 family metallopeptidase, which translates into the protein MTRREARARERVANPGQPTLFSGATVHGWRGIRELRHPVEMPLLWTGLALCVLAYLSWLALVVWLVTVPEPSGTARELRGLFVGESATSQAQVLLALPGLPLLVWVARALMYAQLRSRGVQMSPTQFPEGYRMVVEAAAAFGLRRVPDAYVVLGNGQVNAFASGHGFRRFVCVYSDLFEVGGSARDPEALRFVISHEVGHLAAGHVSFWRVLIQQLTGYVPVLGLALSRAMEYTADNHGYALAPQGTAGVMGLLGAGKYLGAHVNLHAMADRAAREKGFWVHAVAWSSTHPLLTWRAHALRDRSKPGRVMIRPKNVWFDAAGPVGYARSQGWPTPQQVLDHLDQVRPRVLGAEEQFGRYPGVEYAVVRDAVRLAEPTPTPRFVGQVGGMSGDLPDGSALPDRP
- a CDS encoding CAP domain-containing protein → MKTTARIPLAFCAGLALAAAAPTMVCVPAVAQEAVAVSSAVASGQSAGYTSEILVKVNELRASLGLTPVTRYTQLDAVAQEWSEHMSSTRQFVHRDLGAGGFPAGYSRISENIAMRSGAPGEDVGAKIFNQWLTSTGHYENMTAPNVNSIGIGVTYNASTGTWYATQNFAAYADPAGAGLTPTDAATTPVPEKPTTPAPAPSQDGKPTPAPESTVKQSVAPTPAETPTTTAPKPSSAPSTEPTMRASVTPSASAVPTTASTPKRATATTKAERQVIALPTPGESGRASSPATPGVTVAAAPEHARSVSNTSALPMTGVSLGSALVSLGLAGVGVTSFAMRARRRA
- a CDS encoding diaminopimelate dehydrogenase, which gives rise to MIRVAINGYGNLGRGAEQAVSKNEDMELVVVFTRRDPATVTTKGAPVARVEDMAAWADKVDVCLNCGGSATDLVEQGPQAAAFFNTVDSFDTHAKIPEYFAAVDAAAKAADHLSLISTGWDPGLFSMLRVLGEAVLPDSTATTFWGPGVSQGHSDALRRIDGVVDAKQYTLPVPVTVEAVKNGDDVELTTRSMHTRDCYVVAAEGADLARIEAEIKAMPNYFADYDTTVNFISAEEMAAKHSGIPHGGTVIRRGHTSEGVAETISFELTLDSNPEFTGSVVAAMGRAVARKAARGDKGAITVFDVTLAELCAKSPEELRAHYL
- a CDS encoding cell wall-binding protein encodes the protein MKNLRKASLGALAVVALLGVTVAPAVADSRPTPEPTGVPSAAASPSAGPTSNPSAVNKPTAEPSAPATPAPLEGWQTVDGRRCYFAAGKPRSNTWFEDGRLYRLNAEGCVETGWNQVGGRWYYMEGDGAVLQGKWLAQGGSWYYLTGSGAMSTGWAKIGGTWYYFNGSGAMLSSQWLAQGGSWYYLSGSGAMLTNQWLAQRGSWYYFNGSGAMLSSQWLAQGGSWYYLTGSGAMSTGWAKIGGTWYYFNGSGAMLSSQWLAQGGSWYYLTGSGAMSTGWAKIGGTWYYFNGAGAMLANTWVDGYYLQASGAMAPKLSGGSQGSSSQGGAQPNGYSCPVSAPIKGNQNSRGEKIYHRPHQQAYNRTKPEQCFTSAAEAESAGYRAARR
- a CDS encoding YegP family protein, whose translation is MAGKFEVYEDSSGKFRFRLKAGNGEVVATGQAYESKAAAVKGTKAVQRAAADATLKDLTEKPA